A window of Halomicrobium zhouii genomic DNA:
GCCTTGTGGACGGAGGCGTAGCGCTGCTTCATGAACTTCTCCGTGTCGGCGACGGTGACGACGTTGTTGACGGGGTCGGCGATGACGACGTTCTTCTCGGGGTGCTCCATCGCGAGACCGAGCGGGTGGAACTTGCCGCCGCCGACGTAGAGCATCTGGTCGGCGTCGACGTCGGCGCTGGCGTAGTTACAGCCCAGCACCTGGCCCTCGTGCGTGAGGCGGTCGTCACCCTTGCGCGTGTGGACGTCGTAGCCGCGCTCCTCCAGCCACGTCTTCATCTCGTCGAACTTGTTCATGTGCTGGGCCGTCGTGACGAGGCCCACGTCGGGGTCCGCTTCGGGCGCCGCGAGTTCCTCCTCGCGGGCCTGCTCCATGATGGGGAAGACGTCGACGTTGGAGAACAGCGGGACGTAGATTATCTTCTCCGACTCCTTCATCGGCGAGTGGCCGAAGTGGACGAAGACGTCCGTCCGGCGCATCATGTAGGTGTCGAGGTCGCAGGCGCCGTAACAGGGCTGTCCGGAGATCATCACCTGGACGTTCTCGGGCAGCAGCTCCCGCAAGTCGTCGGCGACCGCCGGGCCGCGGCGCTTGAGTCCTTCAGGGAACTGGAGGCCCACGGTCTCGGCGTCGCGCTCGTTGACGGCGTCGACGATGCGGTCGAGTTCGTAGTCCCACTCCCGGTCGTGTTTCAGGGAGAGACCCGTATTCCGCAGGTCTCCGTCGGTACGCTCCTGGCTCATTACCCCGGCGTAACCACTGGGCGCGTATAACAGCCGCGTTTTAGCAGTGAGGTGTCGCGAACGAATCAGGGTTCGTCGAGTAGCTCTTCGAACTGGGAGTCACGGCGGCCCATCATCGCCGAGACGACCCGGTCCTGGAAGGCGAGGAAGCCAAACACGAGTACGGCCAGGCCGCCGCCGAACAGCATGGAGGTTTCCATACGCGGAGTTCACGCTCGCTGCCTATAAGCCTTCCCGGGGGGTCCCGGACCCCGCTCTCGGGCGTCTCCGGCAGGTCTATAGGCGACGAGTCCCCAACGTCGAACAATGAGCGTCGAGACCGAGACCCGCGACGATACCGGTGCGAGCCGCGCCGACCAGCTGGCCACCGAATTCGGCGAGGCCATCACCGAGATGCCCATCTACGAGCGATTCGCAGAGGCCAAGCGGGCCGTCGAGAACGACGAGGAGGCCCAGGAACGCATCCAGAAGTTCGAGGCCATCCGCGAGGACTTCATGCTAGCCCGGCAGACCGGTCAGGCCGACGAGGAGGGCCTTCGCGAACTCCAGGCCGCCCAGGAGGAACTCCACGACCTCGACGTAATGAGCGAGTACCTGGCCGCCCAGAGCGAACTCGAACTCCGCCTTCAGGAACTCAACGAAGTCGTCTCCGACGAACTCGTCGTCGACTTCGGGGAGAAGGCTGGTGGGTGTTGTGAGGACTAGGGAGTTCTGAGCGCAGCGAAGAACTGCGTCCGTGGCCGAAGAAAAAGGTGGCTTCGAAACGCCTTAGCCACAGCCACACAATCGCCCATCCATGACAGTCGATAGCGACTGGGGCGACTGGTTGCCGCGCGCCGTAGAGGACGCCGAGCCGGACGGACTGGCCATCTGGTACCTCGGCTGTAACGGGTTCATCGTGAAGTCCAGCGGCGGGACGACGGTGTACATCGACCCGTATCTCGGTATCGGGGACCCGCCTCGGACGCTCCGGATGATTCCGGTGCCGTTCAACCCCGAGGACGTCTCGGAGGCCGACGCGGTGCTGGCGACGCACGAACACATCGACCACGTCCACGGACCGTCGCAGGGACCGATCCTCGAACAGACTGGCGCGGACTACTACGCGACGGACTCGGGGATGGCCGTCGTCGACGAGGAGGGCTGGACCGACGAGTGGGACGTCACAGACGACCAGTTCACCGAGATTGTCGAGGGCGACACGCTGGAGATCGGCGACCTCACCGTCCACGTCGAGCCGGCGAACGACCCGGACGCGGAACACCCGATCTCGTACGTCTTCGAACACGGCGAGACGACGTTCTTCCACGGCGGCGACGCTCGTCCGGGCGAGTTCGAGGAGATCGGGGAGAACTACGACATCGACCTGGGCGTGCTCGCGTTCGGCGCTATCGGCAACATCGACGACAAGGAGACGGGCGAACCGGTCCGGACCCAGTGGTACAGTGACGAGAACATGATCATCGAGGCGGCCAACGAGCTCCAGCTCGACACGCTGCTCCCCAGTCACTGGGACATGTGGAAGGGAATGACAACAGAGCCGACAGTTCTTCACAACCACATGAATAGCTTCTCACACCCTGAGTCCCTCGAAATCGTCGAGATTGGCGACCGAGTGGACTGGTGAATGTATATTTCCTAACCGAACGGGAAAGAATAATGATAGTAAGTATCTTTAAGACCACGGCAAAAAGGTAATATCAACATGAGCGATTCCCAGGCGTACGAGGCAGTTCAAATCGCCTCGGATGGGGTGACCGTCACGAAGCGTTTCGAGGCGGACGAGTTCCCCGTCCCCGCGATCGCGTTCAACTTCGAATCGAGACGGAGCGAGCCGGTGACGGTTCGACTCTCAGACGTTGTCCCCGACGACGTGGCGGTCGAGGACCTGGGATTCCACCCCGAGTACGGCAGCGAGTACTGGACGATCGACGACGACGAGATCTCCTTCGAACGGGAGATCGAACCCGACGCCGAGTACACGACGGTGTACGGCATCCGAGCAACCGGCACGGACAACGTCGAACAGTTCCTCACCGAACCCCAGTTCGACGAGGTCGACCCGCCGCTCGAGGACGACGAGGGCGCCATCGTCGGCGACGGGTCCGACGCCGTCAAGGACGTCATCTCCGGCGACGCCGACAGCGTGCCCGGCCTCGACGACGTCGACGACGACGACATCGAGACGCTCGATCTGAAGGACCCCAACAACGAGGGGACGTCCCAGTCAGGTGGCTCCGGTGACGACGAATCCGACAGCGCGGCCGACGCTGGCTCCGGAGATAGTGACGCCGACGCGACGGAGGTAGAACTCTCCGGCGACAGTCTCGTGGCGGCACTGGCCAACGAACTGCGGAACCAGAACGTGACGAAGGACGACGTCCAGCTCCTCCGCAAGGCCTTCGACCTCGCGAGCGACAACGACGGCAGCGTCAAGGCGCGGGTCCAGAAGCTCCAGCAGGACGTCACCGACGTCATCGCCTACACCGACGCGCTCGAACAGTTCCTCGACGAGAACGGGACGGGCGACGAGATCGTCGACGAGTTCCGCGAGGAAGTCTCGGAGTTCCGCGAACAGGTCGAGTCCTTCGACAGCGAACTCGACGAGGTCCAGAGCACGGCACAGGCGAACGAGGAACAGATCTCGACGCTCTCCTCGGACGTCGACGCCGTCGAAGGGACGGTCGACGACGTCGAAGGCACAGTCGACGACGTCGAGGGGACCGTCGACGACCTCGAAACCCGGATGGAGGAACTCACCGAGGAACTCGACGACGTCCGCGACGAGATGGGCGACGGCGACGTCGACGAGAAGATCGAGGAGATCCACGCCGAGATCGAGGAGCTCAAGGAGTGGCGCGAACAGCTCTCCTCGGTCATCGGCGGCGGCAACTAGGAACCGGACCCGTTTTATCGGCGCCCGTCTACGTTGTTTGCAATGACGACGATCAGAGTGGCCGTCCCCCGGAAAGGGCGACCTCTCGAAGCCGTTCTCGAGACGGTGGCCTCACAGGCCGACGCCACCGACGTAGCAGACCGGATCATCTCGACGTTGCGCTACGAGAAGGCGATCACGAAAGGTGACGCGGCCGCCGAGGACACCGTCTACGATCGCCTGGCCGACTACAGCGACCTCTCCGACCCGACCGAACCCGAGTACACCCTGTTCCGTGACGACCGCGACGGGATGCCACGCCGCGTGGTCTTCGACAGTCTGACCGTCCCGTTCGGCGACCTCGACGTCCAGCTCGTCGGTCGCGAGGAGCCGTTCCGGGCGCTGCGCAAACACGAGTTCGCGCTCGGGTTCGACAGTGCCGACCTCGTCCTCGAAGAGGTCGTCGAGCTCCGGGAGGACCCGCTTGCGGACATCGCCGACATCAACGACCGGATCGACCCCGTCGACACGGACGTTCGCGTCGTGACCGGGATGGGGGATACGGTGTACCACACGTTGCTCGCGACGCCGACTGTCGTCGATTCACTCTCGCCGTCGCTCACGCGCGAGTTCGTCACCGAATACGAGGGTCCGCTGTGTATCTCACCGCGGTACGAGCGTCTCGTCGAGGCGATACTCGGCACGGATGCCATCGAGGGTGTCGAGTTCACGTACCCCGACGACGAACGCGAAGAAGAGGCCGCTATCGCCGACGCGGGGCTGGGCGTCTACGTCACCGTCACCGGGTCCACGGCTCGCGACCACGGCCTGGACGTCGGTGCGCAGCTGTTCCCCAGCGAGACCGTCTTGCTGGAGAATCAGTCGGAACTCGACGACGACGTAGAGCGCGTTCGCGACCTGTTCCAGGCGGAGAATCAGAGTCCGATTCCGGCCAGGTGACGGGAATTTCGCTCCTGCATCGGTCGATTTCCGGAACGACTGTCACGGGCCCGAGAATAGGAACGCATTTACCCACCACTCGGTAAGAACACCCAGTAATGGAACGACGACGATTTCTTCGGAACGCGGGAGCAGGTATCGTCGGCGTCTCGGCGTTCGCCGGCTGTAGTAGCCCCGGCGGAGACGACGAGCGTCCCAGCAGGACGGAGTCGGGAACTGGCACGACGACTGGGGAGCCGACGACGACGTCGCTCGGCGGGACGCTCCGCGTGGCGACGTACTCCTCGTTCACTGGCGAGGGGACCGCCGGGAACTGGCTCAAGTCCGCCTTCGAATCGGAGTATCCCGACGCGACCGTCGAGTTCACGACGCCCGAGAACGGCCTGAACCAGTACGTCCAGCGGGCCAACGAGGGCGCGCCGATCGACGCGGACCTGTTCGTGGGACTCAACACCGGCGAACTCGCCCGCGCCGACGAGCAACTGGACGAGTCGCTGTTCCAGTCGCTCGGTGAGGACGTTGCCGGCGCCGACCGTATCAAAGACGGACTCCAGATCGATCCCGAGGGACGGGCGCTCCCCTACGACACCGGCTACATCAGCCTGGTGTACGACGAGAACGAAGTCGAGCAACCCGAGACCTTCGATGCCCTGCTCGAACCGGAGTACGAGGGCGACCTCATCGTCCAGAACGCCCAGCAGTCCGACCCTGGACGGGCGTTTCTCCTGTGGACCATCCTGGCGAAGGGGGTCGACGGCTACCTCGACTACTGGCAAGGGCTCCAGGACAACGGCGTCACGATCATGTCCGACTGGGAACCGTCCTACGAGGCCTACTCGAACGGTGAGGCGCCGATGATCGTCTCGTACTCGACCGATCAGGTGTACGCGAAGGACCAGGACGTCGACATGGCCCGACACCAGGTCGGCTTCCTCGAAGACCAGGGGTACGCCAACCCCGAGGCGATGGCGATGTTCTCCAGCGCGTCGAACGGCGACCTCGGTCGGAAGTTCGTCGAGTTCGCCCTCTCGGAGGAAGCCCAGAGAGAGATCGCGGACCGCAACGTCCAGTTCCCCGCCGTCGAGGGCGTGGAGATGGGCGAGGAGTTCACCGAGTACGCCTACGAGCCGCCGGAACCGGTC
This region includes:
- the dph2 gene encoding diphthamide biosynthesis enzyme Dph2, which gives rise to MSQERTDGDLRNTGLSLKHDREWDYELDRIVDAVNERDAETVGLQFPEGLKRRGPAVADDLRELLPENVQVMISGQPCYGACDLDTYMMRRTDVFVHFGHSPMKESEKIIYVPLFSNVDVFPIMEQAREEELAAPEADPDVGLVTTAQHMNKFDEMKTWLEERGYDVHTRKGDDRLTHEGQVLGCNYASADVDADQMLYVGGGKFHPLGLAMEHPEKNVVIADPVNNVVTVADTEKFMKQRYASVHKAMDAERWGVIFCTKIGQGRWDEAQEIVENNDNAYLITMDEVTPDRLTNFGMDAYVNTGCPRITTDDGPQFKQPMLTPQEYRIAIGEEDLDQLEFDTFHDTW
- a CDS encoding YlbF family regulator — its product is MSVETETRDDTGASRADQLATEFGEAITEMPIYERFAEAKRAVENDEEAQERIQKFEAIREDFMLARQTGQADEEGLRELQAAQEELHDLDVMSEYLAAQSELELRLQELNEVVSDELVVDFGEKAGGCCED
- a CDS encoding MBL fold metallo-hydrolase codes for the protein MTVDSDWGDWLPRAVEDAEPDGLAIWYLGCNGFIVKSSGGTTVYIDPYLGIGDPPRTLRMIPVPFNPEDVSEADAVLATHEHIDHVHGPSQGPILEQTGADYYATDSGMAVVDEEGWTDEWDVTDDQFTEIVEGDTLEIGDLTVHVEPANDPDAEHPISYVFEHGETTFFHGGDARPGEFEEIGENYDIDLGVLAFGAIGNIDDKETGEPVRTQWYSDENMIIEAANELQLDTLLPSHWDMWKGMTTEPTVLHNHMNSFSHPESLEIVEIGDRVDW
- a CDS encoding thiamine ABC transporter substrate-binding protein: MERRRFLRNAGAGIVGVSAFAGCSSPGGDDERPSRTESGTGTTTGEPTTTSLGGTLRVATYSSFTGEGTAGNWLKSAFESEYPDATVEFTTPENGLNQYVQRANEGAPIDADLFVGLNTGELARADEQLDESLFQSLGEDVAGADRIKDGLQIDPEGRALPYDTGYISLVYDENEVEQPETFDALLEPEYEGDLIVQNAQQSDPGRAFLLWTILAKGVDGYLDYWQGLQDNGVTIMSDWEPSYEAYSNGEAPMIVSYSTDQVYAKDQDVDMARHQVGFLEDQGYANPEAMAMFSSASNGDLGRKFVEFALSEEAQREIADRNVQFPAVEGVEMGEEFTEYAYEPPEPVTFTYEELAGNVSTWIEDWARQVASK